The following is a genomic window from Dehalogenimonas sp. 4OHTPN.
TGGTGAACTGGTGTTCCGGAGTAAACTTGCCGCGGACGCGGGGGAATTTGAAGACCTCCTTGACGGCACCGAAATGGCGCTGGAAGATATATTTATCCACATACCAAAAGACCGATGCTAAAATGAGCTGGTTCAGCAGGAAAGCCGGGAAGGTGGGTATGCCCAGCCTGTCGGCTATAATGACCTGCATGATAGCCCCGGCGATGCCGGACAGCAAGATCCAGCGCCCGAAGACGTAAACGAACCATTCCCGGGAAAACATCCAGTTATACCTCTCCTTCTTATCCTAAAATAAAAACCGCCTGAGCCAAAAAGCCCAGGCGGTCGGCAGTCATTAACATCGCGCTCCATGTGGTGCACTCCACTTCCGCCAGTCGCACGATGAATTAATCAATTGTAATTACTATAAGTTTAGATACGGTGGGCTGTCAACCAGCTTTGCCGAAGCGAATATCGATATCTTTTGACATAACACCTCCCTTAAGGGACAATTGAAACTTAATCCAGATCAATGTGGATCAAGCTGTTGAAGGAGAAAAACATGGCTCGTGTTACAGTTACCGGCAAGAACAAGGGCGATATCCTGTTATTTGCCCTGTCCACCTGTGTCTGGTGCGGTAAGACCAAGAAACTATTAGACGATCTGGGGGTCGCCTATACATATGAGTATGTTGATCTGTTGACCGGCGGCGAACGGGACGCGGCTGTTCAAGAATTGAGCAAGTGGAATCCCTCCAAGTCTTTCCCGACTCTCGTTTTCAATAATGATAAAACCATCGTCGGCTTCCGGGAGGCGGAGATCAAAGAGGCGTTGAAATGACCGAGAAACCTGGCACCAGGGCGGTTGACCGGCTGTATGAAACGCTCGACGCGGATGCGCGGCAGGGAGGCTACAACCTGAACCCTGAAGCCGAGTTCACGCGTTCGCTAGTTGAGGGCTTACTAACTAATACCGCCCGTTACGGCTACCAGGCCTGTCCCTGCCGACTAGCCTCCGGGGAACGCGCCCAAGACCTGGATATAATCTGCCCCTGCGACTACCGGGACCCTGATCTGAACGATTATGGCGCCTGTTTTTGTGCCCTGTACGTCTCCGCCGAGGTGCTACAGGGCAAGCGGAAGCTTGGGTCGGTGCCTGAAAGGAGAGGCAAATTGGTTGAAAAAAAGGAAGATATAACCGGTTGTGGAGCCCTCATCAAACTTTCTCAGCCGGTATGGCGCTGCAAAGTTTGCGGCTACCTGTGCGGCCGGGAGGAACCGCCGGAGGTCTGCCCGATTTGCAAAGCGTCCAAAGAACGGTTCGAGCGCTTCGTATAAACGTCACTCAACACGGTGAAAGCTTCAGTCCGGCACTAGGATTTAGATTCTTTCCGCAGCCGGGTTGCTTCTCTTTCGATTTCACGCCTTTCCCAATCAGTCTTTCGGTCAAAAACCCAGACGCCCAAAAAATGGAAAATCAAGCCGATTCCCCAGCCGAACAGAGGCCAGATAAACCATGGATAGCCCCCAGGGTCGGTCATCAACCAGATGGCCACCAGGGC
Proteins encoded in this region:
- a CDS encoding 2TM domain-containing protein; this encodes MSEDSSEREIYEQARKRVEEKKGFFVHLLTYIVVNAALVAIWLMTDPGGYPWFIWPLFGWGIGLIFHFLGVWVFDRKTDWERREIEREATRLRKESKS
- a CDS encoding glutaredoxin family protein, yielding MARVTVTGKNKGDILLFALSTCVWCGKTKKLLDDLGVAYTYEYVDLLTGGERDAAVQELSKWNPSKSFPTLVFNNDKTIVGFREAEIKEALK
- a CDS encoding ferredoxin-thioredoxin reductase catalytic domain-containing protein — translated: MTEKPGTRAVDRLYETLDADARQGGYNLNPEAEFTRSLVEGLLTNTARYGYQACPCRLASGERAQDLDIICPCDYRDPDLNDYGACFCALYVSAEVLQGKRKLGSVPERRGKLVEKKEDITGCGALIKLSQPVWRCKVCGYLCGREEPPEVCPICKASKERFERFV